CCGCCCACCGACGAGAACAGTCTGACTCTCCTCGAAGGAGAGCACCGTTTCGAGTGGTTTCGCGTCGATGGTGAACGGGCCGTCGACTTCGAGGTACGTCTTGACTGCGCCGAAGAGTTCGATGCTGTACGTCCCTGCGCCGAACTGCTCAGCTCCCTGTTGGTCGATTTGTGCGAGCATCGAACCGGAGCTGTCGCGGACGCACACGACCGTGTTCGCGGCGAGTCCAATAGCCGTCGTTTCGATGCGAACTGCAGCGTCTGTTGGGAGGGAGAATCGAGATTCGTCTGCCGGTTCAGGGGAGACCGACGAGGGAGTCCGTAACAGGAACTGGTGCCGTTCGACGTTGTCACGAACGACCAACCCAGTGCCATCTGAAGGGAGCGAAAATCCAACCTCTAACGTAGAGGACTCAGTGGACTGTTCGCTCTGCCCGGACTCGTCCATTGTGTGTACGTGACACAATTCGAGGTAAAAAACGTATTGGTCAACTGAAAGTCAGCCGTTCAGGGGGAACCAGCCCGACGAGACGTCGATATCGAGGAGGTGCCAGCGCTGTTTCGCTTCGGTCCCGTCGACGTCTAACTCGACGACAGCGTCGAACAACGGCGCGAGCATTCGGTTGATTTCGTCGTCCCGTTCTCCGGGTGACCAGACGTGAAGCATTCCCTTCCGTGAGCGAACGTGTGCCGTCATCACGTGGAGGAAGCGGAACACGTGCTCGCGGTCGTACTTCGAGAGGAGGGCAGGCAGACAGTCGAACGCGACCCGAAGTTCGGCGGGTGAGAGTACGTTCCCGAAACTGTCGAACTCGTGGATGTCTTCGGCAATCTCTGCACCGAGTCGGCCGATTCCGCCGTTCACACGGCGTTCGTAGCCGGGGCGCATCGGACTCGACGCCGCAGTCGCCACGCTTCGTTCGAGCGTCGTGTACCGAATCGCGCGCGTCCACTCCGTCGAGCGGCGAATCGCGGGGTCGAGGCGTGTGTCGAGAGAGGCGGACTCGTTCAGGACGACGAGGCGACGGCGTTGCTCGGTCGGGGCACCGAGCATCTGCTTCGACGCCTCCGAGTAGAGTTCCGTGGGCACGGACCCGACGACGAGAAGCGCGCTTCCGCGTCGCTTGAGGTCGTCCAGTCCACGGTGGAATGTGGACGTCTCCTCTGCGGCGGGCGCGTCCATGTCACCTCTCGACACCATTCGTCTGTGACGACGAAACCATATTTAATAATACTTTGCGTGTTGCCGCGCCGATATGTGTGTAGTGGTAACACGCCCAGACTGGGTGTGAGGCCACCGCTCTTCGTGTTCGTCTGTACCACGTCCCGCCGAAGGAATCACTCCGTAGCGTGAACCGTCAACACGGGGACGGACGACGTTCGGACGACACGTTCTGTGACGCTCCCGAGGAGGATGCGTTCGATACCCCGACGTCCGTGTGTCGCCATCACGATGACGTCGATTCCGTGGTCGTTTGCGTAGTCGATAATCGCCTCGTATGGCGTTCCTTGTACGATGTCTCCCGTTGCGGGGATTCCTCGCGCTTCGGCGCGTGCGACGATTTCGTCGACGAAGCGGTGTCCCTCCTGTTCGAGGGTGTCGAGTATCGACCCACCCATGACGCTCACACTGTCGCGGGTATCGTCTACGACGAACAAGACGTGGACCGTCGAGCCATACCGTTCGGCGAGGCCGAAGACGTGGGGAATCGCCTGTTCACCGGCGGCGCTCCCGTCGATTGGAAGCAAAATCTCCTCGTACATTCCTTACTATTCGCGCCCAGAACGTGTGAACCCTTCGCACAGCAGAACACGGAGAACTCTCCGTGGTGTGTGAGCGACTAGTCGCTCACGTACGCTTCGATTCGGTCCATCGCTTCGCGGAGTTCTCGCATACTCGTCGCGTACGAGACGCGGAGATGGCCTTCGCCGCCCGACCCGAACACGCTTCCGGGCACGAGTGCGACGTTCTGTTCTTCGAGCAGTCCTTCGGCGAACGCTTCGTCGTCGCCATCCGGTGCTTCGGGGAAGACGTAGAACGCACCCTTGGCCTCGAAGCAGTCGATTCCCATCTCGTCGAAGCGTGCGAGGACGAACCGTCGTCGACGGTCGTACTCACGCCGCATCTCTTCGACGGCGTCGTCACACGACCGCAACGCTTCGAGCGCCGCGTACTGCGCCGTCGTCGGTGCCGACAGCATCGCGTACTGGTGGACCTTGTTCATCGCGTCGATGGCTTCTGGCGGTCCCATCGCGTAGCCGAGGCGAAGGCCAGTCATCGCGTACGCCTTCGAGAAGCCGTTGAAGACGATAGTCCGTTCGCGCATCCCCGGATGGGTCGCGATAGAGGCGTGTTCGTCTTCGTATCGAAGGTCCGCGTATATCTCGTCAGAGAGGACGAGGAGGTCGTGTTCCTCGACGAACGCGGCCACTTCGGCGAGTTCGTCGTCGGTCATCACCGCACCGGTAGGGTTGTTCGGATAACAGAGGACGAGGACGTCCGCTTCGTCGGCACCCGCCGCGTCGAGGGCGTCGCGCGTCAGTTTGAACTCGTCTTCTGCGTGCGTCGGCACCGGAAGGGGGTCGCCGCCGGCGAAGACTGCTCCCGGCGTGTACGAGATGTACGACGGTTGCGGGATGGCGACGACGTCGCCGTCGTCGACGAACGCTCTGAACGCGAGGTCGACTGCTTCGCTGGCCCCCGTGGTGACGATAATCTCGTCGTCGGGGTCGTACTCCTGTCCGTAGCGAGTCACGCGCTCGGAGATGGCTTCCCGAAGTTCGCGCATCCCACGGTTCGACGTGTACGACGTCTTCCCGCGTTCGAGCGAGTCGATAGCCGCAGTTCGGGCGGCCCACGGCGCGGAGAAGTCTGGTTCACCCACACCGAGAGAGATGACGTCGTCTACCTCCTCGGCGAGTTCGAAGAATCGCCGGATACCCGAGGGCGGAACCTGTTCGACGCGGCTGGAGATGTGGTCACCAATCGTCATGGCGACACAGAGAGCCGGTCGTCGTCGTCGCCGTCGCCGAGTTCGATGCCCTCCTCTTTGTAGGAGTCCATCACGAAGTGCGTCACCGTCTTGGTGACCTCGGGAATGGGCGCGATGCGCTCGGAGACGAAGTTCGAGACGTCGTGCATCGAGTCGCCTTCGACTTCGATGAAGAAGTCGTAGTCACCCGAGACGAGTCGAAGCGTCGCGACTTCGGGGAACCGCGCGATACGACGGGCAATCTGTTCGTACCCCGTCTCGCGGTCGAGTTCGACGTCGACTTCGACTTGCGCGCGCACCCGCTCTTCGTCCACGCGGTCCCAGTCGACGACCGCCTGATAGCCTCGG
The genomic region above belongs to Haloferax marinisediminis and contains:
- a CDS encoding Lrp/AsnC family transcriptional regulator; the protein is MDKQSLLDLLRHDARESVDDIARQLGADADAVAAALEELEDDGVIRGYQAVVDWDRVDEERVRAQVEVDVELDRETGYEQIARRIARFPEVATLRLVSGDYDFFIEVEGDSMHDVSNFVSERIAPIPEVTKTVTHFVMDSYKEEGIELGDGDDDDRLSVSP
- a CDS encoding DUF7504 family protein translates to MVSRGDMDAPAAEETSTFHRGLDDLKRRGSALLVVGSVPTELYSEASKQMLGAPTEQRRRLVVLNESASLDTRLDPAIRRSTEWTRAIRYTTLERSVATAASSPMRPGYERRVNGGIGRLGAEIAEDIHEFDSFGNVLSPAELRVAFDCLPALLSKYDREHVFRFLHVMTAHVRSRKGMLHVWSPGERDDEINRMLAPLFDAVVELDVDGTEAKQRWHLLDIDVSSGWFPLNG
- a CDS encoding universal stress protein — its product is MYEEILLPIDGSAAGEQAIPHVFGLAERYGSTVHVLFVVDDTRDSVSVMGGSILDTLEQEGHRFVDEIVARAEARGIPATGDIVQGTPYEAIIDYANDHGIDVIVMATHGRRGIERILLGSVTERVVRTSSVPVLTVHATE
- a CDS encoding pyridoxal phosphate-dependent aminotransferase, whose protein sequence is MTIGDHISSRVEQVPPSGIRRFFELAEEVDDVISLGVGEPDFSAPWAARTAAIDSLERGKTSYTSNRGMRELREAISERVTRYGQEYDPDDEIIVTTGASEAVDLAFRAFVDDGDVVAIPQPSYISYTPGAVFAGGDPLPVPTHAEDEFKLTRDALDAAGADEADVLVLCYPNNPTGAVMTDDELAEVAAFVEEHDLLVLSDEIYADLRYEDEHASIATHPGMRERTIVFNGFSKAYAMTGLRLGYAMGPPEAIDAMNKVHQYAMLSAPTTAQYAALEALRSCDDAVEEMRREYDRRRRFVLARFDEMGIDCFEAKGAFYVFPEAPDGDDEAFAEGLLEEQNVALVPGSVFGSGGEGHLRVSYATSMRELREAMDRIEAYVSD